In bacterium, the following are encoded in one genomic region:
- a CDS encoding extracellular solute-binding protein, translating into MTKDPQSFNRRAFLIGAGATAAAAGTQWWTGRPGVAQAAQAALPPMPSRPLQLTIIDVAGQLQLTKSIIEDYAGSHRQYVGGISYQQATAPELPAKIKAQQAANQLQINMVLTGSDALSAGIVQDIWQRLLPDFQAKWPNLIGNYQQPKAQGLAQGYGILDVFGNYGPTFTYNPAKLPNPPKTPEDLLAWAKANPRQLIYARPANSGPGRSFLMGLPYMLGEPQPREPQSWTKVWPYYQQLGQYLQYYPTGTAGTFQELGQGARTIAASTMGWDLNVRALGVVPKNFGAFAFENERLIADTQYICVPRGNSPEMLGLVLDLIAWVLRPEQQAKTFDTGYFYPGPAVKGVTLAMAPKASQDQVGPVRRPLFDDLIRTRPIEIPLAPDKLVQAFQLWDQRVGANKLK; encoded by the coding sequence GTGACGAAGGATCCTCAGTCGTTCAACCGCAGAGCATTTCTCATCGGCGCCGGGGCAACGGCGGCGGCGGCCGGCACGCAGTGGTGGACCGGCCGTCCCGGCGTCGCCCAGGCGGCACAGGCGGCGCTGCCGCCGATGCCGTCCCGTCCGCTCCAGCTGACCATCATCGACGTCGCGGGCCAGCTGCAGCTCACGAAGAGCATCATCGAGGATTACGCCGGGTCGCACCGGCAGTACGTCGGCGGCATCAGTTACCAGCAGGCGACGGCGCCGGAGCTGCCGGCGAAGATCAAGGCGCAGCAGGCGGCCAACCAGCTCCAGATCAACATGGTGCTCACGGGCTCCGACGCGCTGTCGGCGGGCATCGTCCAGGACATCTGGCAGCGGCTCCTGCCGGACTTTCAGGCGAAGTGGCCCAACCTCATCGGCAACTACCAGCAGCCGAAGGCGCAGGGCCTCGCGCAGGGCTACGGCATCCTGGACGTCTTCGGCAACTACGGCCCGACGTTCACGTACAACCCGGCGAAGCTGCCGAATCCGCCGAAGACGCCTGAGGACCTGCTGGCGTGGGCGAAGGCCAACCCGCGGCAGTTGATCTACGCGCGGCCGGCCAACTCCGGACCGGGCCGCAGCTTTTTGATGGGTCTGCCCTATATGCTCGGAGAGCCGCAGCCCCGGGAGCCTCAGTCGTGGACAAAGGTGTGGCCGTACTACCAGCAGCTCGGCCAGTACCTTCAGTACTATCCCACGGGGACGGCCGGGACGTTTCAGGAGTTGGGGCAGGGCGCCCGCACGATCGCGGCCTCGACGATGGGATGGGATCTCAACGTTCGGGCGCTCGGCGTGGTGCCGAAGAACTTCGGCGCGTTCGCATTCGAGAACGAACGCCTGATCGCCGACACGCAGTACATCTGCGTGCCCCGGGGCAACTCGCCGGAGATGCTTGGGCTGGTGCTGGATCTGATCGCGTGGGTGCTCCGGCCCGAGCAGCAGGCGAAGACGTTCGACACCGGCTACTTCTATCCGGGGCCGGCCGTCAAGGGCGTCACGCTGGCTATGGCGCCCAAGGCCAGTCAGGACCAGGTCGGTCCGGTGCGGCGGCCGTTGTTTGACGATCTCATCAGAACCCGGCCCATCGAAATCCCCTTGGCTCCGGACAAGCTGGTGCAGGCGTTCCAGCTCTGGGACCAGCGGGTAGGCGCGAACAAACTCAAGTGA
- the larC gene encoding nickel pincer cofactor biosynthesis protein LarC, producing the protein MRLGYLDCGSGASGDMLLGALVGAGWPEAALQEVVAGLGVPVRVTVNRAERRGVPALRVEVVDDDPASARPYPRLAAIVDGCRVAAPVRVRAGEVLRRLAEVESQIHGVPIEDVHLHELGGLDTLVDVVGVLAGVDALGLERVVASPVNVGRGWAHIRHGAVPVPAPATQAFLEGMPVYAGEIEGEWLTPTGAALLRALVTGWGPLPPMRLERIGTGAGRDDPARANVLRLFVGESMEVYGRGDAGLLGDASRTERLVMLETSIDDMNPQLYPHVTARLFDAGALDVAVVPAVMKKGRPGHLVRVLAAPELARGLAGILLAETTTLGVRAHEVTRLAVDRQTVEVETEYGSVPVKIAGDDTGVVNVAPEFEACRVLAARHGVPVKRVIAAAQRAAAAPGTPRPLDRRRGHVRST; encoded by the coding sequence ATGCGTCTCGGCTACCTTGACTGCGGGAGCGGGGCGAGCGGGGACATGCTGCTCGGGGCCCTCGTCGGCGCGGGGTGGCCGGAGGCGGCGCTCCAGGAGGTCGTCGCGGGGCTCGGCGTTCCGGTTCGAGTGACGGTGAACCGGGCGGAGCGGCGCGGCGTGCCCGCGCTGCGCGTGGAGGTGGTCGACGACGATCCGGCCTCCGCGCGCCCCTATCCGCGGCTCGCGGCGATCGTGGACGGCTGCCGGGTCGCCGCGCCGGTGCGCGTCCGCGCCGGCGAGGTGCTGCGGCGCCTGGCCGAGGTCGAATCGCAGATCCACGGCGTGCCGATCGAGGACGTGCACCTGCACGAACTCGGCGGTCTCGACACCTTGGTCGATGTCGTCGGCGTGCTCGCCGGGGTGGACGCGCTCGGGCTGGAGCGCGTGGTCGCGTCCCCGGTGAACGTCGGGCGGGGGTGGGCGCACATCCGGCACGGCGCCGTGCCGGTGCCGGCGCCCGCGACGCAGGCGTTCCTCGAAGGCATGCCCGTGTACGCCGGCGAGATCGAGGGCGAGTGGCTGACGCCGACCGGCGCCGCGCTGCTGCGCGCGCTCGTGACCGGGTGGGGTCCGCTGCCGCCGATGCGCCTCGAGCGGATCGGCACCGGCGCCGGCCGCGACGATCCGGCGCGGGCGAACGTGCTCCGGCTGTTCGTCGGCGAATCGATGGAGGTGTACGGCCGGGGGGACGCGGGCCTGTTGGGCGACGCGTCGCGCACGGAGCGTCTTGTGATGCTGGAAACGTCCATCGACGACATGAATCCGCAGTTATACCCGCACGTGACGGCCCGGTTGTTCGACGCGGGCGCGCTCGACGTGGCCGTCGTGCCGGCGGTCATGAAGAAAGGCCGGCCCGGCCACCTGGTGCGGGTGCTCGCCGCACCGGAGCTGGCGCGGGGACTTGCCGGGATCCTGCTCGCGGAGACGACGACGCTCGGCGTCCGCGCGCACGAGGTCACCCGCCTCGCGGTGGACCGGCAGACCGTGGAGGTCGAGACGGAGTACGGCTCCGTTCCGGTGAAGATCGCCGGTGATGACACAGGCGTCGTGAACGTCGCCCCGGAGTTCGAGGCGTGCCGGGTGCTGGCCGCGCGCCACGGCGTACCCGTCAAGCGGGTCATCGCCGCCGCGCAGCGCGCGGCGGCGGCGCCGGGCACACCGCGTCCCCTCGACCGTCGCCGGGGACACGTGCGGTCGACGTAG
- the larB gene encoding nickel pincer cofactor biosynthesis protein LarB produces MNEDTLARLLEDVRTGRVAVADAVSALRWLPFVELGFAKVDTHRPLRRGAPEAVYCPGKSVGQIVEIASALRRAGGPVLLTRAAPDVAAGVAGAFPDATYVAQARLLVLGGVPERRAGCVGVLTGGTGDLAVAEEAAWTAEVMGADVARVYDVGVSGLHRLGAHRALLERARALVVVAGMDGALPAVVAGLTRAPVIGVPTSVGYGAHFGGLAPLLTMLTACAPGVAVVNIDNGFGAGYLAACINGTGLPAPPPPIGGDEGAPTARARDVSEEEHASRLP; encoded by the coding sequence GTGAACGAAGACACGCTCGCTCGGCTGCTGGAGGACGTGCGGACCGGCCGCGTGGCCGTGGCGGACGCCGTCTCGGCGCTGCGCTGGCTGCCCTTCGTGGAGCTCGGCTTCGCCAAGGTCGACACGCACCGGCCGCTGCGCCGCGGCGCGCCGGAGGCGGTGTACTGTCCCGGAAAGTCCGTCGGGCAGATCGTCGAGATCGCGTCCGCCCTGCGCCGGGCCGGCGGCCCCGTGTTGCTGACGCGCGCGGCCCCGGATGTGGCGGCCGGCGTGGCCGGCGCGTTTCCCGATGCGACGTACGTTGCGCAGGCCCGCCTTCTCGTGCTCGGGGGAGTCCCGGAGCGCCGGGCCGGGTGTGTGGGCGTGTTGACCGGAGGGACGGGCGACCTCGCTGTCGCCGAGGAGGCGGCGTGGACCGCGGAGGTGATGGGCGCCGACGTGGCGCGCGTTTATGACGTGGGCGTGAGCGGGCTGCACCGCCTGGGGGCGCACCGCGCGCTGCTCGAGCGGGCTCGGGCGCTCGTGGTCGTCGCCGGCATGGACGGCGCGCTGCCCGCGGTGGTGGCCGGGCTCACGCGGGCGCCCGTGATCGGCGTGCCGACGAGCGTCGGCTACGGCGCCCACTTCGGCGGCCTGGCCCCGCTGCTCACGATGCTCACCGCCTGCGCCCCTGGCGTCGCGGTGGTGAACATCGACAACGGATTCGGCGCGGGCTATCTTGCCGCCTGCATCAACGGGACCGGCCTGCCTGCCCCCCCGCCCCCCATAGGGGGGGACGAGGGGGCCCCGACCGCGCGCGCGCGGGACGTGTCAGAGGAGGAGCATGCGTCTCGGCTACCTTGA
- the larE gene encoding ATP-dependent sacrificial sulfur transferase LarE produces the protein MRVPVEDAGADMPAGKQARLEALLRSLGGVVVAFSGGVDSAYLLAVAHGVLGDRCVAATAVSPSLARDELAIAERIAGALGVRHIRVETREFEDARYLRNDANRCYFCKHALFTDLARLAGDLGLPAVVYGANADDRRDDRPGMRAAAEFAVQAPLLDAGLGKADIRALARRMGLEVWDKPAAPCLASRLPFGSPVTVAALGQIEAAERVVRGLGFREVRVRHHGAAASVEVPVPEIGRLAAIFDRVTEAFRAIGFSTARIAPDGLRSGRFSPAPAGESIPAGPEARESGVSASHGRGA, from the coding sequence ATGCGAGTGCCGGTGGAAGACGCGGGCGCAGACATGCCCGCGGGGAAACAGGCGCGGCTCGAAGCCCTCCTCCGAAGTCTCGGCGGGGTCGTGGTCGCGTTTTCCGGCGGCGTGGACAGCGCGTACCTGCTCGCCGTCGCCCACGGCGTCCTCGGCGACCGGTGCGTGGCGGCGACCGCGGTGTCCCCGTCGCTCGCGCGGGACGAGCTCGCCATCGCGGAGCGGATCGCCGGTGCGCTCGGCGTGCGGCACATCCGCGTGGAGACGCGCGAGTTCGAGGACGCCCGCTATCTTCGCAACGACGCGAACCGCTGCTATTTCTGCAAGCACGCGCTGTTCACGGATCTGGCGCGGCTCGCCGGTGACCTCGGGCTGCCGGCCGTCGTCTACGGGGCCAACGCCGACGATCGCCGCGACGACCGGCCCGGGATGCGCGCGGCGGCGGAGTTTGCCGTGCAGGCTCCGCTGCTCGACGCGGGTCTCGGCAAAGCCGACATCCGCGCGCTCGCGCGTCGCATGGGCCTGGAGGTCTGGGACAAGCCGGCCGCGCCATGTCTGGCGTCGCGGCTGCCGTTCGGGTCCCCCGTGACCGTGGCGGCGCTCGGCCAGATCGAGGCGGCCGAACGCGTGGTGCGGGGACTCGGATTCCGCGAGGTCCGTGTGCGTCACCACGGCGCCGCCGCGAGCGTCGAAGTACCGGTGCCCGAGATCGGACGTCTCGCCGCCATTTTCGATCGGGTGACGGAGGCGTTTCGCGCCATCGGGTTCAGCACCGCGCGCATCGCTCCCGACGGGCTGCGCTCGGGACGCTTTTCGCCGGCGCCGGCCGGCGAGTCCATACCGGCCGGTCCCGAGGCGCGCGAGTCCGGCGTCTCCGCCTCGCACGGGCGCGGCGCGTGA
- a CDS encoding DUF4386 family protein: MERIQHNGGTAGFITAICLALLFILFASSGLDPQTALDPSRALPVIAQKAGLFGTIGVLGLLSAGFGLIFTFGVFARLREKAPTRAVATLGLAVVGLALHALGAALLWQGGAMLAALSARDQTAAAHAWTAIAAVNQATMAAGNAFTGAAVLVAGWAIVDTGVMNRTLGWVAVVAGIAEILQVFSTQMALMGLGFILVIIWLAWGGSQLRRAPA, encoded by the coding sequence ATGGAACGAATCCAGCATAACGGCGGCACGGCGGGGTTCATCACGGCGATCTGCCTTGCGTTGCTGTTCATCCTCTTTGCGTCGAGCGGGCTCGACCCACAGACCGCGCTGGATCCGAGCAGGGCGCTTCCCGTCATCGCACAAAAGGCGGGTCTCTTCGGAACGATCGGCGTTCTCGGCCTGCTGTCGGCCGGTTTCGGCCTGATCTTCACGTTCGGCGTGTTTGCCCGTCTGCGGGAGAAGGCGCCGACCCGCGCGGTCGCCACCCTGGGGCTCGCCGTTGTGGGCCTCGCGCTACACGCGCTCGGAGCGGCGCTCCTGTGGCAGGGTGGTGCCATGCTCGCGGCGTTGTCGGCCAGGGATCAGACGGCCGCCGCGCACGCATGGACGGCAATCGCCGCCGTCAACCAGGCCACGATGGCCGCCGGCAACGCGTTTACGGGCGCGGCCGTGCTGGTCGCCGGATGGGCGATCGTCGACACGGGCGTGATGAACCGTACGCTTGGATGGGTCGCGGTGGTGGCCGGCATCGCGGAGATTCTGCAGGTGTTCAGTACCCAGATGGCGCTGATGGGCCTCGGATTTATCTTGGTGATCATCTGGCTGGCATGGGGCGGCAGCCAGCTGCGGCGCGCGCCGGCCTAA
- a CDS encoding DMT family transporter, whose translation MGFLNAADGAAVSHTAARGLRRRVRVEPLLAVVLWGGIYPGARLALREIPVLSFTFLRLVLAAAVLAAVWMPRRHPMPRDLWWPLAKAGIAQATFQILLIGSLRWTTAGQSAILLAASPILTAVWLALRRGDTPDGRRWTGLLLGLAGVALIVRGASGGFDLSRAAGDVLALGAAAAWVWYSLAVGQVVDAAGTWQATGWAMGIAMLVFAPLAVPEMARHAWGTVSWGAWAGLVYGATAGMVVAMALWGRSLHRLGPRETMVYVYLEPVSAVVIAALLLRESLSTLQALGALFTFAGVWLASDTG comes from the coding sequence GTGGGTTTCCTGAACGCCGCCGACGGCGCGGCGGTCTCGCACACGGCGGCCCGCGGTCTCCGCCGCAGAGTTCGCGTCGAGCCGCTGCTGGCCGTCGTGCTCTGGGGCGGCATCTACCCCGGCGCCCGGCTCGCGCTTCGGGAGATCCCGGTGCTGAGCTTCACGTTTCTCCGTCTCGTGCTCGCCGCGGCCGTCCTGGCCGCCGTCTGGATGCCGCGGCGGCACCCCATGCCCCGCGACCTCTGGTGGCCGCTCGCGAAGGCCGGGATCGCGCAGGCGACCTTTCAGATCTTGCTCATCGGCAGCCTGCGGTGGACGACGGCCGGCCAAAGCGCGATTCTGCTCGCGGCCTCGCCTATTCTGACCGCGGTGTGGCTGGCGCTCCGCCGCGGCGACACGCCGGACGGCCGTCGATGGACCGGACTCCTGCTGGGACTCGCGGGCGTCGCGCTCATCGTGCGGGGGGCGTCGGGCGGGTTCGACCTATCCCGTGCGGCGGGTGACGTGCTCGCTCTCGGCGCGGCCGCCGCGTGGGTCTGGTACAGTCTCGCCGTCGGTCAGGTGGTGGACGCCGCCGGCACCTGGCAGGCGACCGGATGGGCGATGGGAATCGCCATGCTGGTGTTCGCGCCGCTCGCCGTCCCCGAAATGGCGCGGCACGCCTGGGGGACCGTGTCGTGGGGGGCGTGGGCGGGACTCGTATACGGCGCCACGGCGGGGATGGTCGTGGCGATGGCGTTGTGGGGCCGGTCGCTCCACCGGTTGGGACCGCGGGAGACCATGGTCTACGTCTACCTCGAGCCGGTCTCGGCGGTCGTGATCGCGGCGCTTCTGCTCCGCGAGTCCCTCAGCACGCTGCAGGCGTTGGGTGCGTTGTTCACGTTCGCCGGGGTCTGGTTGGCCTCGGACACTGGATGA
- a CDS encoding ABC transporter substrate-binding protein: MHRRATAPTRRWTGPAALTTAAVLLLVLAASGAAPSGPPYVINAIMPLTGGGAFLGQPESQALQIVERLTNEKGGIRGRPIHFVFHDDQTSPQVGVQLAGQIIAGRVPVIVGSSLVAICAAMAPLMKDGPVEYCLSPGIHPADGSYVFTASVSTKDLAGALIRYFKGKGWTHIAVLTSTDATGQDAERNINETVALPQYQGVVQVVAREHFNPQDVSVAAQIARIAAAKPQALIAWSTGAPIGTVFKGIAQNGLSVPVATTNGNQTYGQMKQYASFLPPDLYFPTSAWPAYQSLPAGRVKMAQKLFYDAFGAANAKPDLGASIAWDPGQLVVDALRHLGTEATATQIRDYLVHLRGFAGINGIYDFKTSPQRGLNLDDAIVTRWDPAKQAWDPVSKFGGEPVP; encoded by the coding sequence ATGCACAGGCGTGCCACGGCACCAACCCGGCGGTGGACGGGCCCGGCCGCGCTCACCACGGCCGCCGTGCTGCTGCTCGTCCTGGCCGCCTCCGGCGCCGCTCCCTCGGGCCCGCCCTACGTGATCAACGCCATCATGCCGCTGACCGGCGGCGGGGCGTTCCTCGGGCAGCCCGAGAGCCAGGCGCTGCAGATCGTGGAACGCCTCACCAACGAGAAGGGCGGCATCCGCGGGCGCCCGATCCACTTCGTCTTCCACGACGATCAAACGAGCCCGCAGGTCGGCGTCCAGCTCGCCGGCCAGATCATCGCCGGGCGGGTCCCGGTGATCGTGGGATCCTCGCTCGTCGCGATCTGCGCCGCGATGGCGCCGCTGATGAAGGACGGGCCGGTGGAGTACTGCCTCTCGCCCGGCATCCATCCGGCCGACGGCAGCTACGTCTTCACCGCCAGCGTCTCGACCAAGGACCTGGCCGGCGCCCTGATTCGCTATTTCAAGGGCAAAGGATGGACGCACATCGCCGTGCTGACGTCGACGGACGCGACCGGGCAGGACGCCGAACGCAACATCAACGAGACCGTGGCCCTGCCGCAGTATCAGGGCGTCGTCCAGGTGGTCGCCCGCGAGCACTTCAACCCGCAGGACGTCAGCGTCGCGGCGCAGATCGCGCGCATCGCCGCGGCCAAGCCGCAGGCGCTCATCGCCTGGAGCACGGGCGCGCCGATCGGCACGGTGTTCAAGGGCATCGCCCAGAACGGACTCAGCGTCCCCGTGGCGACGACGAACGGCAACCAGACCTACGGCCAGATGAAGCAGTACGCGTCGTTCCTGCCCCCGGACCTGTACTTTCCGACGAGCGCCTGGCCCGCGTACCAGTCGCTGCCGGCCGGGCGCGTGAAGATGGCGCAGAAGCTGTTCTACGACGCGTTTGGGGCCGCCAATGCCAAGCCGGATCTCGGCGCGTCGATCGCCTGGGATCCGGGCCAGCTTGTGGTGGACGCCCTGCGCCACCTCGGCACCGAGGCGACCGCGACGCAAATTCGAGACTACCTCGTCCATCTGCGGGGCTTCGCCGGCATCAACGGCATCTACGACTTCAAGACGAGCCCGCAGCGAGGGCTGAACCTGGATGACGCGATCGTCACGCGCTGGGACCCCGCCAAACAGGCGTGGGACCCCGTGAGCAAGTTCGGCGGAGAACCCGTGCCGTAG
- a CDS encoding ABC transporter substrate-binding protein produces the protein MTEALHLAVACGDYDRTRPLFDGRMRIEGCDPVFLALAPEEIFFRAFVHEEFDVAELSLSSYTIRRSRGDCPYVAIPAFLSRSFRHSALYVRTDRGIEQPLDLRGRRVGVPEYQMSAAVWVRGLLQDEYGVAPGDLRWVTGGMETPGRIEKIRFAPPAGVSLAAAPPEATLSGMLEDGAIDALIAPRTPSCFVRGAAAVGRLFANFGRDEEDYYRRTGIFPIMHLAGVRTRLAERHPWLPASVYKAFVTAKDLAVSALDDANALATSLPFQLWHAEQARGLMGADFWPYGLAANQETLEVFLRYHFEQGLSARRLAPAELFAPSTTSQWKI, from the coding sequence ATGACGGAGGCCCTCCATCTGGCGGTCGCGTGCGGCGACTACGACCGGACGCGCCCACTCTTCGACGGCCGGATGCGCATCGAAGGGTGCGATCCCGTCTTTCTCGCGCTCGCGCCCGAAGAGATCTTCTTTCGCGCCTTCGTGCACGAGGAATTCGACGTCGCCGAACTGTCGCTCAGCAGCTACACGATCCGGCGGTCGCGCGGCGACTGCCCGTACGTCGCCATCCCGGCGTTCCTCTCCCGCTCGTTCCGCCATTCCGCGTTGTACGTCCGCACCGACCGGGGCATCGAACAGCCCCTGGACCTGCGGGGACGCCGCGTCGGAGTGCCGGAGTACCAGATGTCGGCCGCCGTCTGGGTCCGCGGTCTGTTGCAAGATGAGTACGGTGTCGCGCCCGGCGACCTTCGATGGGTGACCGGCGGCATGGAGACGCCGGGCCGGATCGAAAAGATTCGCTTTGCGCCGCCCGCCGGAGTCTCGCTCGCGGCGGCGCCTCCCGAGGCAACGCTCTCCGGCATGCTCGAGGACGGAGCGATCGACGCGCTCATCGCGCCCCGGACGCCGTCCTGTTTCGTCCGCGGCGCGGCGGCGGTCGGCCGGCTGTTTGCGAATTTCGGGCGTGACGAGGAAGACTACTACCGGCGCACCGGCATCTTCCCGATCATGCACCTCGCCGGTGTCCGGACCCGCCTCGCCGAGCGCCATCCGTGGCTGCCGGCCAGCGTCTACAAGGCGTTCGTCACGGCCAAGGACCTCGCCGTTTCGGCGCTCGACGACGCGAACGCGCTGGCGACCAGCCTGCCGTTTCAACTGTGGCACGCCGAGCAGGCCCGGGGCCTCATGGGCGCGGATTTCTGGCCCTACGGTCTCGCGGCGAACCAAGAGACGCTCGAGGTGTTTCTCCGGTACCATTTCGAGCAGGGGCTCTCGGCGCGCCGGCTCGCCCCGGCCGAGTTGTTCGCGCCGAGCACCACGTCGCAATGGAAGATCTGA
- a CDS encoding amidohydrolase family protein, with translation MKPDDLVAIDVHVHPMSPEARPVFGGELEAMARYFGREIAPVSMDDLAKQYRARRMMAVLLAMDTSTVSGRPPVPNDHIAAAVRAHPDVFIGFAGVDPWKGRLAVDEARRAREVLGLRGLKLHPGLQKFAPNDERFYPLWGAAADLGLVCLFHSGTMGSGAGLPGGDGYKLKYVNPMLVDDVAADFPSLEIILAHPSWPWQAEQLAIARHKANVHIDLSGWSPKYFPAELVEQLNGPLQDKCLFGSDWPFLTPERWLSDFAALTVKDAVRPKILRENARRLFSDAR, from the coding sequence ATGAAACCGGACGACCTCGTCGCCATCGACGTGCACGTTCATCCGATGAGCCCGGAGGCACGCCCCGTCTTCGGCGGCGAGCTGGAGGCGATGGCGCGGTACTTCGGCCGCGAGATCGCGCCGGTCTCGATGGACGACCTGGCGAAGCAGTACCGGGCCCGGCGGATGATGGCCGTGCTGCTCGCGATGGACACTTCGACGGTGTCCGGCCGGCCGCCCGTCCCGAACGATCACATCGCGGCGGCCGTGCGGGCCCATCCCGACGTCTTCATCGGGTTTGCCGGCGTCGATCCGTGGAAGGGACGGCTGGCCGTCGACGAGGCGCGCCGGGCCCGCGAGGTGCTCGGCCTCCGCGGTCTCAAGTTGCACCCCGGCCTCCAGAAGTTCGCGCCGAACGACGAGCGGTTCTATCCGCTCTGGGGCGCCGCCGCCGATCTCGGCCTCGTGTGTCTTTTTCACTCCGGCACGATGGGGAGCGGCGCCGGCCTGCCCGGCGGGGACGGCTACAAACTCAAGTATGTGAACCCGATGCTCGTGGACGACGTGGCCGCGGATTTCCCGTCGCTCGAGATCATCCTCGCGCATCCGAGCTGGCCCTGGCAGGCGGAGCAACTCGCGATCGCCCGCCACAAGGCCAACGTGCACATCGACCTGTCGGGGTGGTCGCCCAAGTATTTTCCGGCGGAGCTCGTCGAGCAGCTAAACGGCCCGCTCCAGGACAAGTGCCTCTTCGGGTCCGATTGGCCCTTTCTCACGCCGGAGCGGTGGCTGTCGGACTTCGCCGCGCTCACGGTGAAAGACGCCGTCCGGCCGAAGATCCTGCGCGAGAACGCGCGCCGGTTGTTCTCGGACGCCCGCTGA
- a CDS encoding isocitrate lyase/phosphoenolpyruvate mutase family protein encodes MRTTAEKRSVFRRLHESGCFVIPNPWDVGTTRYLESVGFQALATTSSGAAFSMGLPDADWALTRDPMLAHIRTIVEASDLPVNADFESGYADDPAGVAENVRLCVDTGVAGLSIEDSTDDAARPLYEFDLAVARVRAARTAIDRAGGDVLLVGRTEGFIAGVPDLAEAIRRLRAYAAAGADCLYAPGIKTREEIAAVVDAVAPKPVNLLIGGAIGLTVKDAAGLGVRRISVGGALARAAWGGFMRAARDLAAGRFDAFADAASGADLNRLFAQDVKRRSG; translated from the coding sequence ATGCGGACGACCGCCGAGAAGCGCAGCGTGTTTCGCCGGCTCCACGAATCCGGGTGTTTTGTGATTCCCAATCCGTGGGATGTCGGGACGACGCGGTACCTTGAGTCCGTGGGATTCCAGGCGCTCGCGACGACGAGCTCCGGCGCGGCGTTCTCGATGGGTCTCCCCGACGCCGACTGGGCGCTCACGCGCGATCCGATGCTCGCCCACATCCGCACCATCGTCGAGGCGTCCGATCTCCCGGTGAATGCCGATTTCGAGTCCGGGTACGCGGACGACCCGGCCGGCGTCGCTGAGAACGTGCGGCTGTGCGTCGACACCGGCGTTGCCGGCCTGTCGATCGAAGACTCCACCGACGATGCGGCGAGGCCGCTCTATGAGTTCGACCTCGCCGTCGCCCGCGTCCGCGCGGCACGGACCGCCATCGATCGGGCGGGCGGAGACGTGCTGCTCGTCGGCCGGACGGAAGGCTTCATCGCCGGCGTGCCCGACCTCGCCGAGGCGATCCGGCGGCTGCGGGCCTACGCCGCGGCCGGCGCCGACTGTCTCTACGCCCCGGGGATCAAGACGCGCGAGGAGATCGCGGCGGTCGTCGACGCGGTGGCGCCGAAGCCGGTGAACCTGTTGATCGGCGGCGCCATCGGACTGACGGTCAAGGATGCGGCCGGCCTTGGAGTACGCCGGATCAGCGTCGGCGGCGCGCTCGCGCGTGCGGCGTGGGGCGGGTTCATGCGCGCGGCGCGGGATCTCGCCGCCGGCCGGTTCGACGCCTTCGCCGACGCCGCGTCCGGGGCCGACTTGAACCGCCTGTTTGCCCAGGACGTGAAGCGGCGATCCGGATGA
- a CDS encoding methylated-DNA--[protein]-cysteine S-methyltransferase produces the protein MTQRTDDAGGSMAIRYTRLATPIGGLLVVEADDGLRAVWFKDGRRRRPVDPAWRPVAPDAIEAARQLAAYFAGTRRTFDLRLAPLGTPFQRRVWAAIAAIPYGRTSSYGAIAAEIGAPAAVRAVGAANGQNPWPIVVPCHRVIGSNGSLTGYGGGLPIKRALLDFERGPLPLFAAAEGLA, from the coding sequence ATGACGCAACGCACAGACGACGCGGGTGGATCGATGGCCATCCGGTACACGCGCCTGGCCACTCCGATCGGCGGGCTCCTGGTCGTGGAGGCGGACGACGGGCTGCGGGCCGTGTGGTTCAAGGACGGACGCAGGCGGCGTCCGGTGGATCCGGCCTGGCGCCCGGTTGCCCCCGACGCGATTGAGGCCGCCCGGCAGCTCGCCGCGTATTTCGCCGGGACGCGGCGGACGTTCGATCTCCGGCTCGCTCCGCTCGGCACGCCGTTCCAGCGGCGCGTGTGGGCCGCCATTGCTGCGATCCCCTACGGCCGGACCAGCTCCTACGGCGCCATCGCGGCCGAGATCGGCGCCCCGGCCGCCGTCCGGGCGGTGGGCGCGGCGAACGGCCAAAACCCGTGGCCGATCGTCGTCCCGTGCCACCGGGTGATCGGCAGCAACGGGTCGCTGACGGGCTACGGCGGCGGGCTCCCGATCAAGCGCGCCCTCCTCGACTTCGAACGCGGCCCCCTGCCCCTCTTCGCCGCCGCCGAGGGTCTCGCATGA